From a single Leptidea sinapis chromosome 19, ilLepSina1.1, whole genome shotgun sequence genomic region:
- the LOC126969835 gene encoding class A basic helix-loop-helix protein 15-like, with protein MPQWASGEIAESEAMSPNTTILYYDDDGSEYYDNKTEDADTKIEQAGDFYDSGSGSDEQVARRVCRPRRTAASSSSSGTTSGAGAGGPGRRRRCGISARERNLRRLESNERERMRMHSLNRAFEELRRVIPHVKKDNRSLSKIETLTLAKNYVKALTNAIWTMRGEVPRYQFNSEDDNVEPVFVIPRDQEQNNNVPIERDEEDLTPNVCR; from the exons ATGCCCCAATGGGCGAGTGGGGAGATTGCGGAATCAGAAGCGATGTCGCCGAATACGACGATACTGTATTACGACGACGACGGCTCTGAGTACTACGACAACAAAACCGAAGACGCCGACACGAAGATTGAACAAGCTGGAG ATTTTTACGACAGCGGAAGCGGCAGCGACGAGCAAGTTGCTCGGCGAGTTTGTCGGCCTCGACGAACAGCGGCGAGTTCGTCGTCGTCGGGTACCACGAGTGGGGCAGGCGCTGGAGGCCCGGGAAGGCGCAGGCGATGTGGGATATCCGCGAGGGAACGAAACCTACGGAGACTGGAGAGCAACGAACGTGAACGAATGCGAATGCACTCGCTCAACCGCGCGTTCGAA GAACTCCGTCGTGTGATTCCTCATGTGAAGAAGGATAACAGAAGTCTTTCAAAGATAGAGACACTTACTCTTGCCAAAAACTACGTGAAGGCTCTAACAAATGCTATTTGGACTATGAGGGGAGAGGTGCCCcgttatca atTTAACAGTGAGGACGACAACGTGGAGCCAGTATTCGTGATACCTCGAGATCAGGAACAGAACAACAATGTGCCAATTGAACGTGATGAAGAAGATCTAACGCCGAACGTGTGCCGTTGA